One segment of Streptomyces sp. XD-27 DNA contains the following:
- a CDS encoding alpha/beta hydrolase has translation MRITSLLAAGLGISGLLAGAVPAAAQPVTPSALTWGPCPQAQKELVEVGAECGWLAVPLDYADPGGRTIRIAVSRVKAKDQAHRRGILLSNPGGPGGPGLASTVGLRATLKGVADRYDLIGFDPRFLGESTPIQCGPAGTPEQPRTTTSPRLDFEDSVRHSRSTALRCARHDDNAALLPHASSRNVARDMDAIRAALGEQKVSYYGVSYGADLGAVYTQMFPQRADRVVLDSSTDPDATQYELFRRAGRPLEEGLDEWATWTARHADAYRLGRTGPEVRATVQKLLDGAERRPVAIAGTRLGAPLLRLFLRQFVQHQEDDAALARTVRTLVDAAAGKEVEPNPELAGMLEFLNSPDIADSMIGGAVFMCGDAGWPAGGWPRNPETYWRNMVRSRGDQPAFGPLVNDMTAPCAFWQTTPREPAVRIGNDVPVLMLQARRDNNVPYDGALALHRKLRGSRLVTADIRSHGVFGRGAEGRTAVPCADRAVAEYLGGGALPVTDFVCPAPGGTR, from the coding sequence ATGCGCATCACCTCCCTGCTCGCTGCCGGGCTCGGCATCAGCGGCCTTCTCGCCGGTGCCGTCCCCGCCGCAGCTCAGCCCGTCACGCCCTCCGCCCTGACATGGGGCCCCTGTCCTCAGGCACAGAAGGAACTCGTCGAAGTCGGTGCGGAATGCGGCTGGTTGGCTGTTCCCCTCGACTACGCCGACCCCGGCGGCCGCACCATCCGCATCGCGGTCTCCCGCGTCAAGGCCAAGGACCAGGCGCACCGGCGGGGCATCCTGCTGTCGAATCCCGGCGGGCCGGGAGGGCCGGGGCTGGCCTCCACGGTGGGGCTGCGCGCGACGCTGAAGGGGGTGGCCGACAGGTACGACCTGATCGGATTCGACCCGCGTTTCCTTGGCGAGAGCACCCCGATCCAGTGCGGTCCGGCGGGCACTCCCGAGCAGCCCCGCACGACGACCTCCCCCCGCCTGGACTTCGAGGACAGCGTGCGACACTCCCGGTCGACGGCCCTGCGCTGCGCGCGTCACGACGACAACGCCGCTCTCCTGCCGCACGCTTCGTCCCGCAACGTCGCCCGCGACATGGATGCCATCCGTGCCGCGCTCGGCGAGCAGAAGGTGTCGTACTACGGGGTCTCCTACGGCGCCGACCTGGGCGCCGTCTACACCCAGATGTTCCCCCAGCGGGCCGACCGCGTCGTCCTCGACTCCTCCACCGACCCCGACGCCACCCAGTACGAGCTGTTCCGGCGGGCGGGCCGGCCGCTGGAGGAGGGGCTGGACGAGTGGGCGACCTGGACCGCCCGGCACGCGGACGCCTACCGGCTCGGCCGCACCGGCCCCGAAGTGCGCGCGACGGTGCAGAAGCTGCTCGACGGCGCCGAGCGCCGACCCGTCGCCATCGCCGGCACCCGGCTCGGCGCACCGCTGCTGCGCCTGTTCCTGCGGCAGTTCGTGCAGCACCAGGAGGACGACGCGGCCCTCGCCCGTACGGTACGTACCCTGGTCGACGCGGCGGCGGGCAAAGAGGTCGAGCCGAATCCGGAACTCGCCGGCATGCTGGAATTCCTCAACTCGCCCGACATCGCCGACTCGATGATCGGCGGAGCCGTCTTCATGTGCGGGGACGCCGGCTGGCCGGCGGGCGGCTGGCCGCGGAACCCGGAGACGTACTGGCGGAACATGGTGCGCAGCCGTGGTGACCAGCCCGCCTTCGGGCCGCTCGTCAACGACATGACCGCTCCCTGCGCGTTCTGGCAGACCACGCCCCGGGAGCCCGCAGTCCGGATCGGCAACGACGTGCCTGTGCTCATGCTCCAGGCCCGCCGGGACAACAACGTCCCCTACGACGGGGCACTCGCGCTGCACCGGAAGCTGCGGGGATCCCGCCTGGTGACGGCGGACATCCGCTCGCACGGCGTCTTCGGGCGCGGCGCCGAGGGGCGGACAGCGGTGCCATGCGCCGACCGGGCGGTGGCCGAGTACCTGGGCGGCGGTGCCCTGCCGGTCACCGACTTCGTCTGCCCCGCACCGGGCGGGACGCGATGA
- a CDS encoding HGxxPAAW family protein: protein MSGHQHDEGHTVAGWIGCAIGTVGAAVTGLGMCGWRPGIWLGLGVMASAVLVTWGLHLAGWGKPPGPRPADQWGLQVRDRAARDGHAGCLGCRLAGRRGVPVPTQAAPQPAVTTSHTSHTGAPADLSP, encoded by the coding sequence ATGAGCGGACATCAGCACGACGAGGGTCACACCGTCGCCGGATGGATCGGTTGCGCCATCGGCACGGTCGGGGCGGCGGTCACAGGCCTGGGCATGTGCGGCTGGCGCCCGGGAATCTGGCTGGGGCTCGGCGTCATGGCGTCGGCGGTGCTGGTCACATGGGGCCTGCACCTCGCGGGCTGGGGCAAACCGCCCGGCCCGCGGCCCGCCGACCAGTGGGGCCTCCAGGTCCGGGACCGCGCCGCGCGCGACGGACACGCGGGCTGCCTCGGGTGCCGACTGGCCGGACGGCGCGGCGTTCCGGTACCCACACAGGCCGCACCCCAGCCGGCCGTCACCACCTCTCATACGAGTCACACGGGTGCTCCGGCTGACCTGTCGCCTTGA
- a CDS encoding MarR family winged helix-turn-helix transcriptional regulator has protein sequence MEGKLRPAASAPDAITAMDHLMATSMVGQQEFARNLGLSVTDLICFAYVLEAGDSPVTAGDLAGRAHVTTGAVTGILNRLERGGFVTRQPDPADRRRVRVAAVPAAAERVRAVYEPYYARLANLFADYTPDEVAVIADWLTRAGALARAYLEESCENGS, from the coding sequence ATGGAGGGCAAGCTCCGCCCCGCCGCCTCCGCCCCGGACGCGATCACCGCGATGGACCACCTCATGGCGACGAGCATGGTCGGCCAGCAGGAGTTCGCCCGGAACCTGGGCCTGAGCGTCACGGACCTCATCTGCTTCGCCTACGTCCTGGAAGCCGGGGACTCGCCGGTCACCGCCGGCGACCTGGCCGGGCGGGCGCACGTCACGACAGGGGCGGTGACGGGCATCCTCAACCGCCTGGAGCGCGGCGGATTCGTGACCCGGCAGCCGGATCCCGCCGATCGACGCCGGGTGCGCGTCGCCGCCGTCCCGGCCGCCGCCGAGCGTGTGCGCGCCGTCTACGAGCCGTATTACGCGCGTCTGGCGAACCTGTTCGCGGACTACACGCCGGATGAGGTCGCCGTCATCGCCGACTGGCTCACACGCGCCGGTGCGCTGGCACGCGCCTACCTGGAGGAGTCGTGCGAGAACGGATCCTGA
- a CDS encoding HAD family hydrolase yields the protein MAVRAKGKLAIFGTVGALAAAVFAGSALWPGGGEAEATGSSSRVASAELKHWPKPVAKQLGKVIADHDHKGAYAVFDADNTSYRNDLEEALLPFLEMKGVLTRKTMDPSLKSIPFKDTATHKESLYSYYNRLCEVDDQVCYPWAAQIFSGFTLKQLKGYVDELLAYGKPIPAEYYEDGKLTKTEVEAPRFNRGMQELYKALRKHGIEVYVVSAASEDLVRMVLGDPKYGYGVKPENVLGVSMLLKDRKTGGITSSRKEIASGRFDPEKLADRELTPTLWAPLTWYEGKPAAINTYIDEWKKPILVAGDTPKSDGPMLFHSADVQNGGVRVWVNRKESYMKELDEMKRSNAKRQKELGQKVTADKHWLTVTPEQIG from the coding sequence ATGGCAGTACGGGCAAAAGGCAAGCTTGCGATCTTCGGCACCGTGGGGGCGTTGGCCGCCGCGGTCTTCGCGGGCAGCGCCCTGTGGCCGGGCGGTGGCGAGGCCGAGGCCACCGGATCGTCGTCGCGGGTCGCCTCGGCGGAGCTGAAGCACTGGCCCAAGCCCGTGGCCAAGCAGCTCGGCAAGGTCATCGCGGACCACGACCACAAGGGCGCGTACGCGGTCTTCGACGCGGACAACACCTCGTACCGCAATGACCTGGAAGAGGCCCTGCTCCCCTTCCTGGAGATGAAGGGCGTCCTGACCCGCAAGACCATGGACCCGTCCTTGAAGTCCATCCCCTTCAAGGACACGGCGACCCACAAGGAGAGCCTCTACAGCTACTACAACCGCCTGTGCGAGGTGGACGACCAGGTCTGCTACCCCTGGGCGGCGCAGATCTTCTCGGGCTTCACCCTGAAGCAGCTCAAGGGGTACGTGGACGAGCTCCTGGCGTACGGCAAGCCGATCCCCGCCGAGTACTACGAGGACGGGAAGCTGACCAAGACGGAGGTCGAGGCCCCCCGCTTCAACCGAGGCATGCAGGAACTCTACAAGGCGCTGCGCAAGCACGGCATCGAGGTGTACGTGGTGAGCGCGGCGTCCGAGGATCTGGTGCGCATGGTCCTGGGCGACCCCAAGTACGGCTACGGCGTGAAGCCGGAGAACGTGCTCGGCGTCTCCATGCTCCTCAAGGACCGCAAGACGGGCGGCATCACCAGCTCCCGCAAGGAGATCGCGTCCGGCCGCTTCGATCCCGAGAAGCTCGCCGACCGTGAGCTGACGCCGACGCTGTGGGCCCCGCTGACCTGGTACGAAGGCAAGCCTGCGGCGATCAACACCTATATCGATGAGTGGAAGAAGCCCATCCTCGTGGCGGGCGACACTCCGAAGAGCGACGGCCCGATGCTCTTCCACTCCGCGGACGTGCAGAACGGCGGCGTCCGGGTCTGGGTGAACCGGAAGGAGAGCTACATGAAGGAGCTCGACGAGATGAAGCGCTCCAACGCCAAGCGCCAGAAGGAACTGGGTCAGAAGGTGACGGCGGACAAGCACTGGCTGACGGTGACGCCGGAGCAGATCGGCTGA